GTACGCGCCTACACCGTCCGGGGTGGCGGTGCTGACTACCATGACCAAGCCGAGGGGCACTGGATCGATTCCCAGATCGCGACGCCCATGAGCAAGTACCCAGAGTACCGCATGACACGCCGAAGCTTCGGGCTCAATGTTCTGGGCACTTTGGTGGTTGAGGTAGAGGCAAGCGATGGAACCGTAGGGTTTGCTGTAACTACCGGTGGCGAAATTGGTGCCTGGATTGTCGAAAAGCATCTTGCCCGCTTTATTGAGGGTAAACAGGTAACTGAAATCGAAAAAATTTGGGATCAGATGTTTAACGCCACGCTCTATTACGGCCGTAAAGGGGTGGTGATTAATACAATTTCCTGCGTTGATCTGGCGCTTTGGGATCTGCTGGGTAAGGTGCGGCAACTGCCGGTGCATCAGCTATTAGGTGGCCCGGTTCGCGATGAACTGGTGTTTTACGCCACCGGAGCACGCCCTGACCTCGCTAAGAAAATGGGCTTTATTGGCGGCAAAATGCCCCTCGTTCATGGGCCTGCTGAAGGCGATGAGGGGCTGAGAAAGAACTTAGAGCACCTAGCGAAAATGCGTAGCGCCGTCGGCGATGACTTCTGGCTGATGTATGACTGCTGGATGAGCCTTGATGTCAATTACGCCACTCGGCTAGCTCAGGAAGCCCAGGCGTACGACCTGAAATGGATCGAAGAGGCGCTTCCACCCGATGACTACTGGGGTTACGCGCAGCTCAAGCGTGATGTACCCAAAGGCATGCTGGTGAATACCGGTGAGCACGAGGCTACCCGCTGGGGCTTCCGTATGCTGCTGGAAATGGAGTGCTGCGACGTTATCCAACCGGATGTGGGGTGGTGTGGTGGTATTACAGAACTGATCAAGATTTCAGCGCTGGCCGATGCGCATAACAAGCTGGTTGTACCCCATGGTTCGTCGGTTTACAGCTACCATTTTGTAATCACTCGCCATAACAGCCCGTTCGCAGAGTTCTTGATGATGGCGCCGAAGGCCGATGAGGTCGTGCCCATGTTTAATCCGCTGCTGCTGGATGAACCGGTGCCTGAAAACGGTCGTATGGCGGCTTCCAAGCTCGACAAGCCAGGGTTTGGCGTACGCCTTAATCCTGACTGTGAACTTTCTAGGCCTTACCAACATTAAAATTAAGGCCTGATAAGCATTGTTCCCGCTAAAAACTAGGGAACTTAAACCAAGTAATATCAGAGGAAACTACAATGAAAATGAAAAACACCTCATGTCTTTCAGTCTCTAAAATGACCACAATTGGTGTCGCAGGGCTGCTCTTCATGATGCCCTTTGGCACTGCCTATGCTGAAACGAAAATTCGTTTCGCACACCATATTTCGACTGATTCCGAGCAGCATTTAGCAGCTGAAAGATTTCGCGATCTGGCAGCTGAATACAGTGACGGTGAAGTCCAGGTGGAAATCTTTCCCGCCGGACAAATGGGCGGGCAACGAGAAATTATTGAGTCTGTTGAGCTTGGCGTACTGGAGATGGGGTATGGCGAATCTGGCCTTTATGCCAACTATGTACCCGAATTTGGTCTGCTGACGCTACCTTATCTTTATCGGGACGTTGATCATTGGGAAAACGTGGTAGCAGGAGAAATAGGCGATCAATTGATCGAGCAATTGGTTACCACTTCCGGGATCAGGCCGCTTAACTGGATTCTGGCAGGCTATCGAGATACGTATTTGGCCGAAGGAGAAATTAATAGCCCCGAAGATTTCAATAACTTGAAGATTCGCGTACCGGAGTCTCCCGTGTTTGTGGGTACCTTCTCTGCACTGGAAGCTCAGCCGACGCCTGTACCCATGCCGGAAGTCTACACCGCGTTACAGGCAGGTGTCGTCGATGCCATGGAAGGGACCCCGGAAGTTGGTTACACCTTCCGCATATTTGAGGTCGCCGAGTCGCTGTCCAAAACACGCCATATTCTTTTCGACGGTAGTTTTGCCATCAATGAGTCCTTTTACAACAACCTTTCTGATAGCGACCGTGACGCAGTCAACCGGGCCGCCCGGGAAGCGGCTGAAATGCAGCGCGGTGAGTGGTTTGAGCGTGAGCAGTCCTGGTTTAGCCAGCTAGAAGAAGAGGGGATCGCCATTAACGAGGTGGATCCAGTGCCTTTCCAAGAAGCACTGGCAGGCTTCCGCGAAGAGTTTGCTGCCAATATTGGCGCCGTAGAACTACTTGAGTCCATTGGGCAGCAGTGACTCTGAAAAGGAGCTCGCAAATGCGTCGTTATCTGGATACTGCATTTGCCACCCTTGGCGCCATGACCGTCGCCATTTTCTCGGCGATCATGGCGTTGATTTTCATACAGGTCATCAACCGGTTTCTCCTCGGGTTGCCACTTTTCTGGACAGAAGAAGTGGTGAGGATGCTGCTGGTTTGGTTAGTACTTATGGGAACCCCTGTGGTGGTTTACAAATGCGATGAAATAAAGGTGGAGCTGTTTCGGTTTAACAATGACCGCTTTGAAAAGGTGAGACGTTTCGCAGTGGCAGCTATCTCAATTGTTTTCTGTGCCGTTTTAGCCCACTGGGGGTACCTATTCACACTACGCGCTTTGGGCACAATGCAGCCCTCGTTGGGTATTTCTAGAGCTTGGCTGTATGCACCCATCCCCATTGGGGGCGTGCTGACGATCCTTGCTTTCATTGTTCGTCGTGATGAAGTGAAAAAAGCATCAGACGTAGAGGAGCTACTATGATCGTTGCCTTAATGTTTGGATTATTTACAGCTCTTCTCGCTGTCGGCGTGCCCATCGCCTTCGCCATGGGGCTTAGTGCCGTTACCGTCCTAGTCATTGATGGCGGGGTACCACTTCTGGTTTTGCCTCAGCGCTTTTTCAGCTCTTTGGATAGCTTCCCCTTGCTGGCCATCCCGCTCTACATCTTCGCCGGGAACCTAATGAACTACGGTGGTATCACCTCGTCAATCGTAGGTTTTTCCCGTTCCTTAGTGGGCCATATACGGGGCGGATTAGGCCAGGTGAATATCATGACGAGTGTGCTGTTTTCGGGTATCTCCGGTTCGGCTTCGGCAGATGTGGCTGCGGTCGGAGGGATGATGATTCCGGCGATGAAAAAGGAGGGCTACAAGCCAGAATGGGCGGTAGTGATTACCGCCGCTTCAGCAATCTTGGGGCCCATTATTCCGCCTAGCCTGCTCATGGTGATCTATGGAGCCATGACGGGGCTTTCCATTGGCACGCTGTTTTTGGCCGGTATCGTTCCAGGTCTGTTTCTCGCCATGATCATGATGGCACTGGTTTACTGGAAAGCTGATGAAATCGGCGCGCCTCGTCACCGTAGAGCCAGCTTAGGCGAAACCGGCAAGGTGTTTTTGAAAGCAGCACCCGCGATGGTGATGCCGTTGATTATTGTAGGGGGTATCCAGAGCGGTTTATTCACGCCTACAGAGGCAGGCATTGTGGCCGTCGCCTATGGGCTCGGTTTTGGTCTGCTTTCTCATCGCCTGAATGTCAAAAATACCTACCGCTTCGCCCTTCAGTCGGTGGTTACCTCAGCGAGCATTCTGATCATCCTCGGCAGTGCCGCTTTGTTTAGTTGGATCATTGCCCGAGAGGGCGTACCTGCAACATTAGCTACTTGGCTTTCTAGTATGACCAGCGAGCCTGCCGTCGTGCTACTGCTGATTGTGCTGGTACTGATCCTCGTCGGAATGTTTATCGAAACAATTTCAGCGCTGATCTTGATGGTGCCGATATTGACACCGATTGCCCAAATGTTCGGGTTCGACATGATCCACTTTTCAGTCGTGGTCATTATTGCTCTGCTTTTAGGCTCGCTGACGCCACCAGTGGCTTTAATCGTTCTACTTGGGTGCAAAATTGCTGAGGTTGATTACATGAAGACAATGCGCCCACTCGTGCCTTTTTTCATGGTTCTCGTCATCGGGTTGCTGTGCATCATGTATTTACCCTTATTAACACTTGGCCTACCTGACCTGCTTGGGGCTTTTGACTAGTACTACTGGAGTGTAACGACGATGGAAATGCCCGTTAATACATTTAAAAGCGCACTGGCTAAAAGTGATCCCATTTGGGGCTGCTGGGCTGGTTTTGCGACTGGTTATGCCGCTGAAATTGTGGCGAGCACTGGCTTTGATTGGCTGCTGATTGATGGTGAGCATGCTCCCAATACGGTGCCGACTATTTTGGCTCAACTACAGGCAGTGGCACCTTATTCAGCAGCACCGGTAGTACGCAGCGTTAACCAGGATCCTGCGTTGATTAAACAACTACTCGACATTGGCGTTCAGACACTAATGGTGCCAATGGTGGAAAGTGCTGAGCAAGCCGCAGCCCTGGTGCGTGCTACTCGCTATCCACCCCATGGCATACGCGGTGTCGGCGGGGGCTTAGTGCGTGCAACACGCTGGGATGGCGTGGATGACTACCTAACTAAGGCGCATGAGTCGCTCTGTCTAATCGTACAGGTTGAATCACCCAAAGGCGTTAAGCAGGCGGAAGCGATTGCGACAACCGATGGGGTTGATGCGGTCTTTATTGGCCCGGCGGATCTTTCGGTGGGGATGGGGCATCCAGGCAATCCGGGGCATCCAGACGTTCAAAAAGCCATTGAACAAGTTATTAAAACGGTGCAGGCGGCGGGTAAGCCGGTGGGGATCCTGGCGCCGCTTGAAGACGACGCACGCCGCTATCAGGCGCTTGGCTGCCAGTTTATTGCGGTGGGGATCGATATAAGCCTTCTTCGCCAGGGCGCTCTGGCAACCATTGCACGCTACAAGGGGCAAGTCGCGAACCAGACTTCCAGTACTTATTAACTCAGTGTTTGTTAACAAGCTCTTCTTAACACAGCACTTATCACTCTAGGACTTATCTGCAGGTGGTCTCGTTGAGGCCAATATAATGACAATAGGAGAATCAGGATGACACAGCCAACCATTTATCAAAACTATATCAACGGCGCATTTGAAGCGGCCCAGCAGCACCTGGAGGTATTTAACCCCGCCAACCAGGCATTATTATCGCGTGTTCCCGCTTCCAATGCTGACGATGTCGAGCGAGCGTTAGATACCGCGCGTGCAGCGCAAAAGGGCTGGGCCGCGACGCCAGCCGTCGAGCGTGCGGCTTTTCTGCATCGTTTAGCCAATAAGCTGCGCGATAACGTTGCCCATTTGGCACGTACCATTACGGAAGAGCAGGGCAAAATCAGTGGGTTGGCGGAAGTGGAAGTTAACTTTACCGCCGACTATTTGGATTATATGGCCGAGTGGGGGCGCCGCATTGAAGGTGAAATCATTCAGAGCGATCGCCCTAAGGAGAACATTTTCCTTTTCCGTAAGCCACTTGGGGTGGTAGCGGGCATTTTGCCTTGGAATTTCCCGTTTTTCTTGATCGCACGCAAGATGGCGCCGGCATTAGTCACGGGCAATACCATCGTAATTAAGCCCAGCGAAGAAACACCCAATAACTGTTTTGAGTTCGCCCGTCTGCTAGATGAAGTGGGGTTGCCAAAAGGTGTGTTCAACGTGGTGAGCGGCACGGGTGCTGAAGCGGGTAACGCCCTTACCGCTAGCCAGCAGGTCGATATGATTAGCTTTACGGGCAGCGTGGAAACGGGATCACGCATTATGGCCAATGCCGCTAACAACATCACTAAGCTCAATCTGGAGTTGGGTGGTAAGGCACCGGCTATTGTGCTGGATGATGCGGATCTCGACCTGGCGGTGAATGCGATCCGCAGCTCACGGATTATCAATACCGGCCAGGTATGTAATTGCGCCGAACGCGTTTACGTTCAGCGTGGCGTTGCAGATGAGTTTATTGCGCGCATTGCTAAAGCGATGGAATCCACCCGCTATGGTGATCCGCTAGTGGATAGCGATGTTGAGATGGGGCCCATGATCAACAGAGCGGGCCTGGATAAAGTGGCCCAAATGGTAGAAACCGCGCGCGGAGATGGAGCTGAGTTGATTACTGGCGGTAATGTCGCGGATCTGGGCGCTGGTTTCCACTACCAGCCGACGGTGCTGGCTGGCTGTCGCCAAGATATGGCCATTATGCGCCAGGAGATTTTTGGCCCGGTTCTGCCCATCCAGATCGTCGATAACCTTGATGAAGCCATAGCACTGGCCAATGACTGTGAATATGGCCTTACCTCATCGATTTATACCCGAAGCCTAAATAACGCCATGCAGGCCTGTCGTGAACTTGATTTTGGCGAGACCTATATCAACCGAGAGAACTTTGAAGCAATGCAAGGCTTCCACGCTGGCGTTCGTAAGTCAGGTATCGGCGGGGCTGATGGTAAGCACGGTCTTTACGA
This Vreelandella neptunia DNA region includes the following protein-coding sequences:
- the rhmD gene encoding L-rhamnonate dehydratase → MSEPTIKQVRAYTVRGGGADYHDQAEGHWIDSQIATPMSKYPEYRMTRRSFGLNVLGTLVVEVEASDGTVGFAVTTGGEIGAWIVEKHLARFIEGKQVTEIEKIWDQMFNATLYYGRKGVVINTISCVDLALWDLLGKVRQLPVHQLLGGPVRDELVFYATGARPDLAKKMGFIGGKMPLVHGPAEGDEGLRKNLEHLAKMRSAVGDDFWLMYDCWMSLDVNYATRLAQEAQAYDLKWIEEALPPDDYWGYAQLKRDVPKGMLVNTGEHEATRWGFRMLLEMECCDVIQPDVGWCGGITELIKISALADAHNKLVVPHGSSVYSYHFVITRHNSPFAEFLMMAPKADEVVPMFNPLLLDEPVPENGRMAASKLDKPGFGVRLNPDCELSRPYQH
- a CDS encoding TRAP transporter substrate-binding protein → MKMKNTSCLSVSKMTTIGVAGLLFMMPFGTAYAETKIRFAHHISTDSEQHLAAERFRDLAAEYSDGEVQVEIFPAGQMGGQREIIESVELGVLEMGYGESGLYANYVPEFGLLTLPYLYRDVDHWENVVAGEIGDQLIEQLVTTSGIRPLNWILAGYRDTYLAEGEINSPEDFNNLKIRVPESPVFVGTFSALEAQPTPVPMPEVYTALQAGVVDAMEGTPEVGYTFRIFEVAESLSKTRHILFDGSFAINESFYNNLSDSDRDAVNRAAREAAEMQRGEWFEREQSWFSQLEEEGIAINEVDPVPFQEALAGFREEFAANIGAVELLESIGQQ
- a CDS encoding TRAP transporter small permease, coding for MRRYLDTAFATLGAMTVAIFSAIMALIFIQVINRFLLGLPLFWTEEVVRMLLVWLVLMGTPVVVYKCDEIKVELFRFNNDRFEKVRRFAVAAISIVFCAVLAHWGYLFTLRALGTMQPSLGISRAWLYAPIPIGGVLTILAFIVRRDEVKKASDVEELL
- a CDS encoding TRAP transporter large permease, which produces MIVALMFGLFTALLAVGVPIAFAMGLSAVTVLVIDGGVPLLVLPQRFFSSLDSFPLLAIPLYIFAGNLMNYGGITSSIVGFSRSLVGHIRGGLGQVNIMTSVLFSGISGSASADVAAVGGMMIPAMKKEGYKPEWAVVITAASAILGPIIPPSLLMVIYGAMTGLSIGTLFLAGIVPGLFLAMIMMALVYWKADEIGAPRHRRASLGETGKVFLKAAPAMVMPLIIVGGIQSGLFTPTEAGIVAVAYGLGFGLLSHRLNVKNTYRFALQSVVTSASILIILGSAALFSWIIAREGVPATLATWLSSMTSEPAVVLLLIVLVLILVGMFIETISALILMVPILTPIAQMFGFDMIHFSVVVIIALLLGSLTPPVALIVLLGCKIAEVDYMKTMRPLVPFFMVLVIGLLCIMYLPLLTLGLPDLLGAFD
- a CDS encoding HpcH/HpaI aldolase family protein → MEMPVNTFKSALAKSDPIWGCWAGFATGYAAEIVASTGFDWLLIDGEHAPNTVPTILAQLQAVAPYSAAPVVRSVNQDPALIKQLLDIGVQTLMVPMVESAEQAAALVRATRYPPHGIRGVGGGLVRATRWDGVDDYLTKAHESLCLIVQVESPKGVKQAEAIATTDGVDAVFIGPADLSVGMGHPGNPGHPDVQKAIEQVIKTVQAAGKPVGILAPLEDDARRYQALGCQFIAVGIDISLLRQGALATIARYKGQVANQTSSTY
- the aldA gene encoding aldehyde dehydrogenase; its protein translation is MTQPTIYQNYINGAFEAAQQHLEVFNPANQALLSRVPASNADDVERALDTARAAQKGWAATPAVERAAFLHRLANKLRDNVAHLARTITEEQGKISGLAEVEVNFTADYLDYMAEWGRRIEGEIIQSDRPKENIFLFRKPLGVVAGILPWNFPFFLIARKMAPALVTGNTIVIKPSEETPNNCFEFARLLDEVGLPKGVFNVVSGTGAEAGNALTASQQVDMISFTGSVETGSRIMANAANNITKLNLELGGKAPAIVLDDADLDLAVNAIRSSRIINTGQVCNCAERVYVQRGVADEFIARIAKAMESTRYGDPLVDSDVEMGPMINRAGLDKVAQMVETARGDGAELITGGNVADLGAGFHYQPTVLAGCRQDMAIMRQEIFGPVLPIQIVDNLDEAIALANDCEYGLTSSIYTRSLNNAMQACRELDFGETYINRENFEAMQGFHAGVRKSGIGGADGKHGLYEYTHSHVVYLEG